The proteins below come from a single Streptomyces sp. M92 genomic window:
- the pstS gene encoding phosphate ABC transporter substrate-binding protein PstS translates to MKLQRKNRRALALGALAVSGALALTACGSDDTGGNSDGGGASAAANSNIKCDDAKGQLQASGSSAQKNAIDAWVKAYTAACKDVQVNYRPDGSGAGITAFTQGQTAFAGSDSALKPDEIEASKKVCKDGQAIDLPMVGGPIAVGYNVPGVDTLALDASTLAKIFDSKITNWNDPAIAKLNPEAKLPDLKIQAFHRSDESGTTDNFTKYLKAAAPNDWKYEPAKAWAAKGGQSAPQSSGVAQQVKQTSGAISYFELSYAKDGIKTVDIKTEAAEPVKATVDNATAAIGAAKIVGTGKDLALELDYTPEADGAYPLVLVTYEIVCDKGNKADSLPATKSFLNYIASEDGQGLLEDAGYAPMPTEIITKVRETISGLS, encoded by the coding sequence GTGAAGCTTCAGCGCAAGAACCGGCGGGCCCTCGCTCTCGGTGCTCTCGCCGTCTCCGGCGCCCTGGCCCTCACGGCGTGCGGCTCGGACGACACCGGCGGCAACAGCGACGGCGGCGGCGCCAGCGCCGCCGCCAACAGCAACATCAAGTGCGACGACGCCAAGGGCCAGCTCCAGGCCTCCGGCTCCTCCGCGCAGAAGAACGCGATCGACGCCTGGGTCAAGGCGTACACAGCGGCGTGCAAGGACGTGCAGGTCAACTACCGCCCCGACGGGTCTGGCGCGGGCATCACCGCGTTCACCCAGGGACAGACCGCGTTCGCCGGCTCGGACTCGGCGCTGAAGCCCGACGAGATCGAGGCCTCGAAGAAGGTCTGCAAGGACGGCCAGGCCATCGACCTGCCCATGGTCGGCGGCCCGATCGCCGTCGGCTACAACGTCCCGGGCGTCGACACCCTCGCCCTGGACGCCTCGACCCTCGCCAAGATCTTCGACAGCAAGATCACCAACTGGAACGACCCGGCGATCGCCAAGCTCAACCCCGAGGCCAAGCTGCCCGACCTCAAGATCCAGGCCTTCCACCGCTCGGACGAGTCCGGCACCACGGACAACTTCACCAAGTACCTGAAGGCCGCCGCTCCGAACGACTGGAAGTACGAGCCGGCCAAGGCCTGGGCGGCCAAGGGCGGCCAGTCCGCTCCGCAGTCGTCGGGTGTCGCCCAGCAGGTGAAGCAGACCAGCGGCGCCATCTCCTACTTCGAGCTGTCCTACGCCAAGGACGGCATCAAGACCGTCGACATCAAGACCGAGGCGGCCGAGCCGGTCAAGGCCACCGTCGACAACGCCACCGCCGCCATCGGCGCCGCCAAGATCGTCGGCACCGGCAAGGACCTCGCGCTGGAGCTGGACTACACCCCCGAAGCCGACGGCGCGTACCCGCTCGTCCTGGTGACGTACGAGATCGTCTGCGACAAGGGCAACAAGGCCGACAGCCTGCCCGCCACCAAGTCCTTCCTGAACTACATCGCCTCCGAGGACGGTCAGGGCCTGCTGGAGGACGCCGGCTACGCCCCGATGCCCACCGAGATCATCACCAAGGTCCGCGAGACCATCTCGGGCCTGAGCTGA
- a CDS encoding NUDIX hydrolase gives MSPGEVPVVRAAGCVLWRRSPRPPGLELCLVHRPKYDDWSHPKGKLKRGEDPLAGALREVAEETGYAAAPGAELPRVRYLAGGRPKEVRYWAAAATTGAFTPSDEVDRILWLAPAQARARLTRPGDRPLVDALLATLPPGTTPCP, from the coding sequence GTGAGCCCCGGCGAGGTCCCCGTCGTCCGCGCGGCCGGCTGCGTCCTGTGGCGCCGCTCACCCCGCCCGCCCGGCCTGGAACTCTGCCTCGTCCACCGGCCGAAGTACGACGACTGGTCGCACCCGAAGGGCAAGCTCAAGCGCGGCGAGGACCCGCTCGCGGGCGCCCTGCGCGAGGTGGCGGAGGAGACCGGGTACGCCGCCGCGCCCGGCGCCGAGCTGCCCCGCGTGCGCTACCTCGCCGGGGGCCGCCCCAAGGAGGTCAGGTACTGGGCGGCGGCGGCCACGACCGGCGCCTTCACCCCCTCCGACGAGGTCGACCGCATCCTGTGGCTCGCGCCCGCACAGGCCCGCGCCCGCCTCACCCGGCCCGGCGACCGCCCCCTCGTCGACGCCCTCCTCGCCACGCTCCCGCCCGGGACCACTCCGTGTCCTTGA
- a CDS encoding CHAD domain-containing protein yields MAQQHLEPTDPAAAAGPPPVPAGGDALASYLRAQATEFLRALRLHRETGTGAHATGAQGTAARGTGAHAAPDRAAPAADGPVDAARALRRAARRLSGTLHTFQPLLDTEWAESMRPELAWLSGTLALEHAYASRLERLLQALHRLSGTALLPAQQQTGPAAPTGSAPLTPTTTRPSPADRGGLTVGAAKAGALLDRQLTLARTRAHSTALQALGSSRFHAVADKVALLASEVPLKDTTDSTTDLRPLAAAARDRLTDAVAALPLVTAGNPYNAQALVHGLSPDPAPHPQDTQWHQVRLLLRLHRYALEVLSGEYADETDGGTDVRLLAAGEALDRHRDASEAAAAAAQAARTPRIAPATAYALGVLHADQRHEVEAARYAFQHSWRKEPVRLP; encoded by the coding sequence GTGGCACAGCAACACCTTGAACCGACGGACCCCGCGGCCGCCGCAGGGCCGCCGCCGGTGCCCGCGGGCGGTGACGCCCTCGCGAGCTACCTGCGCGCCCAGGCCACGGAGTTCCTCCGCGCCCTGCGCCTGCACCGGGAGACCGGCACGGGCGCGCACGCGACCGGGGCGCAGGGCACCGCGGCACGCGGCACCGGGGCCCACGCCGCCCCGGACCGGGCCGCCCCGGCCGCCGACGGCCCCGTCGACGCGGCCCGTGCCCTGCGCCGTGCGGCCCGCCGCCTCAGCGGCACCCTGCACACCTTCCAGCCGCTGCTGGACACCGAGTGGGCGGAGTCCATGCGCCCCGAGCTGGCGTGGCTGTCCGGCACGCTGGCGCTGGAGCACGCCTACGCGTCCCGCCTGGAACGCCTGCTCCAGGCCCTGCACCGGCTCTCGGGGACGGCGCTGCTCCCCGCCCAGCAGCAGACGGGCCCCGCCGCCCCCACCGGGTCCGCGCCCCTCACTCCCACCACCACCCGCCCCTCCCCCGCCGACCGAGGCGGCCTCACCGTGGGCGCGGCCAAGGCGGGCGCGCTGCTCGACCGCCAGCTGACCCTGGCCCGCACCCGGGCGCACTCCACGGCCCTCCAGGCGCTGGGCAGCAGCCGCTTCCACGCGGTCGCCGACAAAGTCGCCTTACTGGCCAGCGAGGTACCGCTGAAGGACACCACGGACTCCACCACCGACCTGCGCCCCCTGGCCGCCGCGGCCCGGGACCGCCTCACCGACGCCGTCGCCGCGCTCCCACTGGTCACCGCGGGCAACCCGTACAACGCCCAGGCCCTGGTCCACGGCCTCTCCCCGGACCCGGCGCCCCACCCCCAGGACACCCAGTGGCACCAGGTCCGCCTGCTGCTGCGCCTGCACCGGTACGCGCTGGAGGTGCTGTCCGGCGAGTACGCCGACGAGACCGACGGCGGCACGGACGTACGCCTCCTGGCGGCCGGCGAGGCCCTGGACCGCCACCGCGACGCCTCCGAGGCCGCCGCTGCCGCCGCCCAGGCCGCCCGCACCCCGCGCATCGCGCCCGCGACTGCGTACGCGCTCGGCGTGCTCCACGCCGACCAGCGGCATGAGGTGGAGGCGGCGAGGTACGCGTTCCAGCACAGCTGGCGCAAGGAGCCCGTCAGGCTGCCGTAG
- a CDS encoding RNA degradosome polyphosphate kinase produces the protein MRQPNTQAEVQHPQSAQSAAHAQHPQPSVGSIAAHRPHTVAATVSDLEPDIDADLDAYEESEESQGLQADGTKLPQGRFLDRERSWLAFNERVLELAEDPNTPVLERANFLAIFASNLDEFFMVRVAGLKRRIAAGVATRSASGLQPREVLEMIWARSRELMARHAACFQEDIAPSLAEEGIHLVRWNELAEKEQARLFTLFRHQIFPVLTPLAVDPAHPFPYISGLSLNLAVVVRNPVTGHRHFARVKVPPLLSRFLEASPGRFVPIEDVIAAHLEELFPGMEVLESHAFRVTRNEDLEVEEDDAENLLKALEKELMRRRFGPPVRLEVEESIDREVLDLLVRELKVSEAEVYPLPGPLDLTGLFRIHGLDRPELKYPKFVAGTHRDLAEVESASAPDVFAALRSRDVLLHHPYDSFSTSVQAFLEQAATDPDVLAIKQTLYRTSGDSPIVDALIEAAEAGKQVLVLVEIKARFDEHANIKWARKLEEAGCHVVYGLVGLKTHCKLSLVVRQEGETLRRYSHVGTGNYHPKTARLYEDLGLLTADPQVGADLSDLFNRLSGYSRRETYRRLLVAPKSLRDGLVSRIHKEIQHHRAGRPAYIRIKVNSMVDEAVIDACYRASQAGVPVDVWVRGICALRPGVEGLSENIRVRSVLGRFLEHSRVFAFGNGGEPEVWFGSADMMHRNLDRRIEALVRVVDPAHRAALNRLLETGMSDSTASWHLGSDGEWTRHATDPDGQPLRNVQEMLIDARRRRRGTATP, from the coding sequence ATGAGGCAGCCGAACACCCAGGCAGAGGTCCAGCACCCGCAGTCCGCGCAGTCGGCGGCGCACGCGCAGCACCCGCAGCCCTCCGTGGGCTCCATCGCCGCGCACCGCCCGCACACCGTGGCCGCCACGGTCTCCGACCTGGAACCGGACATCGACGCCGACCTCGACGCGTACGAGGAGTCGGAGGAGTCCCAGGGGCTCCAGGCGGACGGCACCAAGCTCCCGCAGGGCCGCTTCCTGGACCGGGAGCGCAGCTGGCTCGCGTTCAACGAACGTGTGCTCGAACTGGCCGAGGACCCGAACACGCCCGTCCTGGAGCGCGCCAACTTCCTCGCGATCTTCGCCAGCAACCTGGACGAGTTCTTCATGGTCCGCGTCGCCGGCCTGAAGCGCCGCATCGCCGCCGGCGTCGCCACCCGCTCCGCCTCCGGCCTCCAGCCCCGCGAGGTGCTGGAGATGATCTGGGCGCGCTCACGCGAGCTGATGGCCCGGCACGCCGCCTGCTTCCAGGAGGACATCGCCCCCTCCCTCGCCGAGGAGGGCATCCACCTGGTCCGCTGGAACGAGCTGGCGGAGAAGGAGCAGGCCCGGCTGTTCACCCTCTTCCGGCACCAGATCTTCCCGGTCCTCACCCCGCTCGCCGTCGACCCCGCGCACCCCTTCCCGTACATCTCGGGCCTCTCCCTGAACCTCGCGGTCGTCGTCCGCAACCCGGTCACCGGCCACCGCCACTTCGCCCGCGTAAAGGTCCCCCCGCTGCTCTCCCGCTTCCTGGAGGCCTCCCCGGGCCGCTTCGTCCCCATCGAGGACGTCATCGCCGCCCACCTGGAGGAGCTGTTCCCGGGCATGGAGGTCCTGGAGAGCCACGCCTTCCGCGTCACCCGCAACGAGGACCTGGAGGTGGAGGAGGACGACGCCGAGAACCTCCTCAAGGCGCTGGAGAAGGAGCTGATGCGGCGCCGCTTCGGCCCGCCGGTGCGCCTGGAGGTCGAGGAGTCCATCGACCGCGAGGTCCTGGACCTCCTCGTGCGGGAGCTGAAGGTCAGCGAGGCCGAGGTGTACCCGCTGCCGGGCCCGCTGGACCTCACCGGCCTCTTCCGCATCCACGGCCTGGACCGGCCCGAGCTGAAGTACCCGAAGTTCGTCGCCGGCACCCACCGCGACCTCGCCGAGGTGGAGTCCGCCTCCGCGCCGGACGTCTTCGCCGCCCTGCGCAGCCGCGACGTCCTGCTGCACCACCCGTACGACTCCTTCTCCACCTCCGTGCAGGCCTTCCTGGAGCAGGCGGCCACCGACCCGGACGTCCTGGCGATCAAGCAGACGCTGTACCGGACCTCCGGGGACTCCCCGATAGTCGACGCGCTCATCGAGGCCGCCGAGGCCGGCAAGCAGGTCCTGGTGCTGGTCGAGATCAAGGCACGCTTCGACGAGCACGCGAACATCAAGTGGGCCCGCAAGCTGGAGGAGGCCGGCTGCCACGTCGTCTACGGGCTGGTCGGCCTGAAGACCCACTGCAAGCTGTCGCTGGTGGTCCGCCAGGAGGGCGAGACGCTGCGCCGCTACAGCCACGTCGGCACCGGCAACTACCACCCGAAGACCGCCCGCCTCTACGAGGACCTGGGCCTGCTCACCGCCGACCCGCAGGTCGGCGCGGACCTCTCCGACCTGTTCAACCGGCTCTCCGGCTACTCCCGGCGCGAGACCTACCGCCGCCTCCTCGTCGCGCCGAAGTCCCTGCGCGACGGCCTGGTCTCCCGCATCCACAAGGAGATCCAGCACCACCGCGCCGGCCGCCCCGCCTACATCCGCATCAAGGTCAACTCGATGGTCGACGAGGCCGTGATCGACGCCTGCTACCGCGCGTCCCAGGCGGGCGTCCCGGTCGACGTGTGGGTGCGCGGGATCTGCGCGCTGCGCCCGGGCGTGGAGGGCCTGTCGGAGAACATCCGGGTCCGTTCGGTCCTCGGCCGCTTCCTGGAGCACTCCCGCGTCTTCGCCTTCGGCAACGGGGGCGAGCCCGAGGTCTGGTTCGGCAGCGCCGACATGATGCACCGCAACCTCGACCGCCGGATAGAAGCCCTGGTCAGGGTCGTCGACCCGGCCCACCGGGCGGCCCTGAACCGGCTGCTGGAGACCGGCATGTCCGACTCCACCGCGTCCTGGCACCTCGGCTCGGACGGCGAGTGGACCCGGCACGCGACGGACCCGGACGGCCAGCCCCTGCGCAACGTCCAGGAGATGCTCATTGACGCCCGGAGGCGCCGGCGTGGCACAGCAACACCTTGA
- a CDS encoding RNA polymerase sigma factor, which produces MNGTRSDGELLRAVAADGDRRAFEELYRRYAPWLTARLRGRCADPGIVDDVVQETFLAVWRGSARYREDGDVAGWLWRIGSRRLIDVVRGDGARGRLRQALARLRHRDEASAEERVLAGVEHGDLAGALVRLSPELRAVLQATVVDGLTTREAAVLLGIPPGTVKTRAMRARRQLREALA; this is translated from the coding sequence GTGAACGGAACGAGAAGCGACGGCGAGCTGCTGCGGGCCGTCGCCGCCGACGGCGACCGGCGTGCCTTCGAGGAGCTGTACCGCCGCTACGCACCCTGGCTGACCGCCCGCCTGCGCGGCCGCTGCGCCGACCCCGGGATCGTCGACGACGTCGTACAGGAGACGTTCCTGGCGGTGTGGCGGGGCAGCGCGCGCTACCGGGAGGACGGCGACGTGGCCGGGTGGCTGTGGCGGATCGGGTCCCGGCGCCTGATCGACGTGGTGCGGGGCGACGGCGCCCGGGGCCGGCTGCGGCAGGCCCTGGCGCGGCTGCGGCACCGGGACGAGGCCTCGGCGGAGGAACGCGTCCTGGCCGGGGTGGAGCACGGCGACCTCGCCGGTGCGCTCGTGCGGCTCTCGCCGGAGCTGCGCGCGGTGCTCCAGGCCACCGTCGTCGACGGGCTGACCACCCGCGAGGCGGCCGTCCTGCTCGGCATCCCGCCGGGCACGGTCAAGACACGGGCGATGCGGGCCCGCCGACAGCTGCGGGAGGCGCTGGCATGA
- a CDS encoding zf-HC2 domain-containing protein: MTWHVDEADLRAYARGELAAPALWSADTHLTACAHCRAVLAGASDSAALDAGWERLDAELDAPRPGWFEALLVRCGVGDGTARLLAATPVLRRSWLGAVVSVLLTAFLVAYAAGAADRPTLFLAVAPLLPLASVALAYGPALDPTYEMAVVSPLHGFRLLMIRTVAVLSVAVGAGGLASLAMPGYGLRALAWLLPGLALTTTGLALTPRLGPVAAPSVVAGAWAAVLLAADAASGAGDAVPAPFTAVGQGVSGLVAALGAGLLFLLRDRFDVSARGVA, encoded by the coding sequence ATGACCTGGCACGTTGACGAGGCCGACCTGCGGGCCTACGCCCGGGGCGAGCTGGCGGCGCCCGCGCTCTGGTCCGCCGACACCCACCTGACCGCCTGCGCCCACTGCCGCGCCGTCCTCGCCGGGGCGAGCGACAGCGCCGCCCTGGACGCGGGGTGGGAACGGCTCGACGCCGAGCTGGACGCCCCGAGGCCGGGGTGGTTCGAGGCGCTGCTGGTGCGGTGCGGCGTCGGGGACGGCACCGCGCGGCTGCTCGCCGCCACCCCCGTCCTGCGCCGCTCCTGGCTCGGCGCGGTCGTCTCCGTACTGCTGACGGCGTTCCTCGTCGCCTACGCGGCGGGCGCGGCCGACCGGCCCACCCTCTTCCTCGCCGTCGCCCCGCTGCTGCCGCTGGCCTCGGTGGCGCTCGCGTACGGGCCCGCGCTGGACCCGACGTACGAGATGGCCGTCGTCTCGCCGCTGCACGGCTTCCGGCTGCTGATGATCCGTACCGTCGCCGTGCTCTCCGTGGCGGTGGGTGCGGGCGGGCTGGCGAGTCTGGCCATGCCGGGGTACGGGCTGCGGGCGCTGGCCTGGCTGCTGCCGGGGCTCGCCCTGACCACGACCGGGCTGGCGCTGACGCCCCGGCTGGGGCCGGTGGCCGCGCCGTCCGTCGTGGCGGGGGCGTGGGCGGCGGTGCTGCTGGCCGCGGACGCGGCGAGTGGGGCCGGGGACGCGGTGCCGGCGCCGTTCACGGCGGTGGGGCAGGGCGTGTCCGGGCTGGTGGCCGCGCTGGGCGCCGGGCTGCTGTTCCTGCTGCGCGACCGGTTCGACGTGTCCGCGCGCGGTGTCGCGTGA
- a CDS encoding ABC transporter ATP-binding protein: MTPTVSASGLSLSYGRTRALDDVSLRLTPGVTGLLGPNGAGKTTLLRVLATAVPADRGAFTVLGHDPGSARGRQEVRRRLGYLPQTPGFHPDFTAFEFVDYVAVLKEMTPRAARHREVRRVLEEVGLGDVRGRRIKKLSGGMRQRVALAAALVGDPGFLVLDEPTVGLDPEQRMRFRELIAGAGEGRTVLLSTHQTEDVAMLCHRVVVMAAGTVRFDGTPAELTARAAGRVWSGAARDAGARAGWRTGDGSFRNVGDPPEGAELVEPTLEDGYLLTLDGAGADTEVAA, encoded by the coding sequence ATGACCCCCACCGTTTCCGCCTCCGGGCTCAGCCTCTCCTACGGCCGGACCCGCGCCCTCGACGACGTGTCGCTGCGGCTCACCCCGGGCGTCACCGGGCTGCTCGGACCCAACGGAGCCGGGAAGACCACCCTCCTGCGGGTGCTCGCCACCGCAGTGCCCGCCGACCGGGGCGCGTTCACCGTGCTCGGGCACGACCCGGGGAGCGCGCGCGGGCGCCAGGAGGTGCGGCGGCGGCTCGGGTACCTGCCGCAGACGCCCGGCTTCCATCCGGACTTCACCGCGTTCGAGTTCGTCGACTACGTCGCCGTCCTGAAGGAGATGACGCCTCGTGCCGCCCGCCACCGCGAGGTGCGGCGCGTGCTGGAGGAGGTCGGGCTGGGCGACGTGCGCGGCCGGAGGATCAAGAAGCTGTCCGGCGGGATGCGGCAGCGGGTCGCGCTCGCGGCCGCGCTGGTCGGCGACCCCGGGTTCCTCGTGCTCGACGAGCCCACCGTGGGCCTCGACCCGGAGCAGCGGATGCGCTTCCGGGAGCTGATCGCCGGGGCGGGCGAGGGACGCACCGTGCTGCTCTCCACCCACCAGACCGAGGACGTGGCGATGCTCTGCCACCGGGTGGTCGTCATGGCCGCCGGCACGGTGCGCTTCGACGGCACCCCGGCCGAACTGACCGCACGGGCCGCCGGCCGCGTGTGGAGCGGCGCGGCGCGCGACGCGGGGGCGAGGGCCGGGTGGCGCACGGGCGACGGGTCGTTCCGGAACGTGGGCGATCCGCCCGAGGGGGCCGAACTGGTCGAGCCCACGCTCGAGGACGGCTACCTGCTCACCCTCGACGGCGCCGGCGCCGACACGGAGGTGGCCGCGTGA
- a CDS encoding ABC transporter permease, whose protein sequence is MSAAVLTTTAPDTVDSGPRGTGAKAVFALARFEARRMLTSVPVVLVLLGYVAWIVWRGRSAWDGYPALQDADRATQSMPMFVGLAVLVGVNSAMLRSRRHGTEPHFAVLVLPAWQRTAAHALSVVPAALLTAVCVAGQFTWAALKPGAVGHGSLAELAVGPLTVLLFGMLGVLLARVLRSPLAAPLTVVLLLFAFVLGTGPSGSDGTSWLSPVVAAIGGDPLPSELLGRPAAWHALYLTGAALCAAFLAVLLSGGRNLAVRTGLALTLALAVTGGVLQARGAAPSPELTAARERASVRPEQTCVERDGATYCAFDEWVPRVGAWAGVVERVRSLAGGTAGERRIVVRQRIDARYGPAGDAAIPALTEPGQVTVGTAWGGNRVPEFSSAVAAVLVAGTEAAGSELCDGRMVTAMWLSLAWQDDPMDALRRVRLDDDVRGTAVVLSPTDPMIMKDGQTDVVRRLLENPPAGTGQRVKAHWDELTEPGVTTARVAELLGVRGPDRPDSCEE, encoded by the coding sequence GTGAGCGCCGCCGTACTGACGACGACCGCCCCGGACACCGTGGACTCCGGTCCCCGCGGGACGGGTGCGAAGGCCGTGTTCGCCCTCGCGCGGTTCGAGGCGCGCCGGATGCTGACGAGCGTCCCCGTCGTGCTGGTCCTCCTCGGATACGTCGCCTGGATCGTCTGGCGCGGCCGCAGCGCATGGGACGGCTACCCGGCCCTCCAGGACGCCGACCGCGCCACCCAGAGCATGCCGATGTTCGTCGGCCTGGCGGTCCTGGTCGGCGTCAACTCCGCGATGCTGCGGTCCCGGCGGCACGGCACCGAACCGCATTTCGCGGTGTTGGTCCTGCCGGCCTGGCAACGCACGGCCGCCCACGCCCTGTCCGTCGTACCGGCCGCCCTGCTCACCGCGGTGTGCGTGGCCGGGCAGTTCACCTGGGCGGCCCTCAAGCCGGGCGCGGTCGGGCACGGTTCGCTCGCCGAGCTGGCCGTCGGGCCGCTGACGGTGCTGCTGTTCGGCATGCTCGGGGTGCTGCTGGCGCGGGTGCTGCGGTCGCCGCTCGCCGCACCGCTCACGGTGGTGCTGCTGCTGTTCGCCTTCGTGCTCGGCACGGGACCCAGCGGCTCGGACGGCACCTCCTGGCTCTCGCCGGTCGTCGCCGCGATCGGCGGCGACCCCCTGCCCTCCGAACTGCTGGGCCGGCCCGCCGCCTGGCACGCCCTCTACCTGACGGGCGCCGCCCTGTGCGCCGCCTTCCTCGCCGTGCTCCTCTCCGGCGGACGGAACCTGGCCGTCCGGACGGGCCTCGCCCTCACCCTGGCGCTGGCGGTGACGGGCGGGGTCCTCCAGGCCCGGGGCGCGGCACCGTCGCCGGAGCTGACCGCGGCCCGGGAGCGTGCCTCGGTGCGGCCGGAGCAGACGTGCGTGGAGCGGGACGGGGCGACGTACTGCGCCTTCGACGAGTGGGTCCCCCGCGTCGGCGCCTGGGCCGGTGTCGTGGAGCGCGTCCGGTCCCTGGCGGGCGGTACGGCCGGGGAGCGGCGGATCGTCGTACGGCAGCGGATCGACGCCCGGTACGGGCCGGCGGGCGACGCCGCGATCCCCGCGCTCACCGAGCCCGGCCAGGTCACCGTGGGCACCGCCTGGGGCGGCAACCGCGTCCCCGAGTTCTCCAGCGCCGTCGCCGCCGTGCTCGTCGCGGGCACCGAGGCGGCCGGGAGCGAGCTCTGCGACGGGCGGATGGTCACCGCCATGTGGCTGTCCCTCGCCTGGCAGGACGACCCGATGGACGCCCTGCGCCGGGTCCGGCTCGACGACGACGTGAGGGGCACGGCGGTCGTCCTGTCGCCCACCGATCCGATGATCATGAAGGATGGCCAGACCGACGTCGTACGCCGGCTGCTGGAGAACCCGCCGGCCGGAACCGGGCAGCGCGTGAAGGCGCACTGGGACGAGCTGACCGAGCCGGGCGTCACCACGGCCCGTGTCGCCGAGCTGCTGGGTGTGCGGGGACCGGACAGGCCGGACTCGTGCGAGGAGTGA
- a CDS encoding ABC transporter encodes MRGVTRALVVPVWRTLPWPALAAAGALGLLAAAAPALTGAEPAPWQTLVLLRGVALIGALGLAFLLDDPARHLTAPVPVPRPLRQALRVALAAPLVALWWAAVLLIAPSASRPPAGDITLEAAAVGVLALAAAATAVRLTDEARPGPAVAAALLLAAVAAPLLTPEGWALFVPAEDPRWPDAHDRWAVLLAAVAVAWAVCGPEPVGRRGGRVR; translated from the coding sequence GTGCGAGGAGTGACGCGCGCCCTGGTCGTCCCCGTGTGGCGCACGCTGCCGTGGCCGGCCCTGGCCGCCGCCGGAGCACTCGGCCTGCTGGCCGCGGCCGCGCCCGCCCTGACGGGCGCGGAGCCCGCCCCCTGGCAGACACTCGTCCTGCTCCGTGGCGTCGCGCTCATCGGCGCCCTCGGCCTGGCCTTCCTCCTGGACGACCCGGCCCGCCACCTCACCGCGCCCGTCCCCGTCCCGCGCCCGCTGCGGCAGGCCCTGCGGGTGGCCCTGGCCGCCCCGCTCGTCGCCCTGTGGTGGGCGGCCGTACTGCTGATCGCCCCGTCGGCGTCCCGGCCCCCGGCCGGTGACATCACCCTGGAGGCGGCGGCGGTGGGCGTCCTGGCCCTCGCGGCCGCCGCGACCGCGGTACGGCTGACGGACGAGGCACGCCCCGGCCCGGCGGTGGCGGCGGCCCTGCTCCTGGCGGCCGTCGCCGCGCCCCTGCTGACGCCGGAGGGCTGGGCGCTGTTCGTCCCGGCCGAGGACCCCCGGTGGCCCGACGCCCACGACCGGTGGGCGGTGCTGCTGGCGGCGGTGGCCGTGGCGTGGGCGGTGTGCGGACCGGAGCCGGTGGGGCGGCGCGGCGGGCGCGTCCGGTGA
- the mshD gene encoding mycothiol synthase, whose product MTSDDTVRPGRSRSIDTLSELAPEQTGAVLALLAEAARYDGQQAVSEQGRLQLRGPAREGVSHLLLTVDGGELVGYAQLEGTDPIEPPAAELVVHPSHRGQGHGRALGSALLAASGKRLRIWAHGGHSAARHLAQVLGLTLFRELRQMRRPLEGLELPDPRLPEGVTVRTFVPGRDDAAWLAVNAAAFAHHPEQGSLTQRDLDDRKAEAWFDPEGFFLAERDGELIGFHWTKVHAEERLGEVYVLGIRPDTQGGGLGKALTTIGLRHLAERGLPTAMLYVDADNTAAVSVYERLGFGTHETDLMYRTES is encoded by the coding sequence ATGACCAGCGACGACACCGTGCGGCCCGGCCGCTCCCGTTCGATCGACACCCTCTCCGAACTCGCCCCGGAGCAGACGGGGGCCGTCCTCGCCCTGCTCGCCGAGGCCGCCCGGTACGACGGTCAGCAGGCCGTGTCCGAGCAGGGGCGGTTGCAGCTGCGCGGGCCGGCGCGGGAGGGCGTCTCGCACCTGCTGCTCACCGTCGACGGCGGCGAACTCGTCGGCTACGCCCAACTGGAGGGCACCGACCCGATCGAGCCCCCGGCCGCCGAGCTGGTCGTCCACCCCTCGCACCGGGGGCAGGGACACGGGCGGGCGCTGGGCTCCGCGCTGCTCGCCGCCTCCGGCAAGCGGCTGCGGATCTGGGCGCACGGCGGCCACTCCGCCGCCCGGCACCTCGCGCAGGTGCTGGGGCTGACCCTCTTCCGCGAACTGCGGCAGATGCGGCGCCCGTTGGAAGGCCTGGAGCTGCCCGATCCGCGCCTGCCGGAGGGCGTGACCGTGCGGACGTTCGTGCCCGGCCGGGACGACGCGGCGTGGCTCGCGGTGAACGCCGCCGCCTTCGCCCACCACCCCGAGCAGGGCTCGCTCACGCAGCGGGACCTCGACGACCGCAAGGCCGAGGCGTGGTTCGACCCGGAGGGGTTCTTCCTGGCGGAGCGGGACGGGGAGCTGATCGGCTTCCACTGGACCAAGGTGCACGCCGAGGAGCGGCTCGGTGAGGTGTACGTCCTCGGCATCCGCCCCGACACCCAGGGCGGCGGTCTCGGCAAGGCCCTGACCACCATCGGCCTGCGGCACCTGGCGGAGCGCGGGCTGCCCACGGCGATGCTGTACGTCGACGCCGACAACACGGCGGCGGTGTCCGTCTACGAACGGCTCGGGTTCGGCACCCACGAGACGGACCTGATGTACCGCACGGAGTCCTGA